GCCGACAGCACGATCCGCCCCATGGCCAAGTTGCTCAAGGACATTCTCGGCGTCGAGGTCGAGGTCGTCAACGTTTCCGGCGGCTCGGGCGTCAACGGCGTGGAGTACACCTACAAGCAGCCCGCCGACGGCTACACCTTCATGCTGGGCACGCAGAGCCTGATCATGCAGGACCTGCAGGGGGCCACTTCGATGAACTTCCGCTCCGAGTTCATTCCCGTCGCCAAACTGGTCCACTCCATCAACATCATCGCCGGCTCCAAGAAAGCCATGGACCAGAAGGGCTATCACAGCTTTTCCGAGATGATCAAGTACGCCAAGGAGCATCCGTTCGAGATCAACGTGGGCATGCTCACCGCCACGGGCGCCGACGGCGCTTCGCTGCGCCAGACGCTGGCCGGGCTCGACGTGAACGAAGTGCCCTACTCCGGCGGTTCCGAGATGAACTCCGCGCTGGTGGGCGGTCACATCGACATGATGATCACCGGCACCGACGAGATCGCCGGGCTGATCCAGGCGGGCGACATCGTGCCGCTGTGCGCCATCTGCGAAAAGCGCATGAAGCTCTATCCCAACATGGAGAGCACGGGCGAGCTGGGCATCGATTCCTTCATCGGCACCTGGCGCGGCATTTTCGCCAAGGCCGGCACGCCTCAGCCCGCGATCGACGCGCTGGTCGCCGCCATCGAGAAGGCCGTTCAAACCAAGGAATGGCAGGATTTCCTCGTAGCCGGCGCTTACGACGAGCGCCCCGGCTTCGCCGCGCCCAAGGAGTTCGCCGAGCTGTTCGAGAGCGAGTACAAGACGTTCACCGAGTATCTGAAGTCCGAGGAAGTTTTGAAGAAGGATTACTACGCCAAGTAGTTCCTCCTGCGCGCCGCAACCACGAAAGGGGGGCTTTGCCGCTCCCCTTTTTTTCTTTACTCTGTCAACGTTTATTGTAGCACAAGCTTCCTCAATCCCTGAAAGGTGGTGCGGATCAGTGTTCGAACTGATTCTCAACGTTCTGTTGTGGCTCGGCCTGGCCTACACGTACGCGTTCCACGTGCTGGAGGCGCCCGTTCCCGCCAAGGTCCTGCGCAATCCCTACGCCCTCAAGCCCGACGTGTGGCCCAACGTCATCATCGTTCTGCTTCTGATCTGCGTGGCGATCAACATCGCGCGCATCGTCATGAAAAACAGGGGCAAAGCGGAGTTTTCGCTGGGCGCCTTTTTCGCTTCCATCGGCGGATTTTTCGCCAGCCGTCTGTTCCTCGGCATCGTCATCGTCGTGGCGGCCTGCTTTGTGCTCGAACCGCTCGGCTTCATGGGCACGTGTTTCCTGATGCTGTTCTTCTACGGCATGCTGCTGGGCGAACGGAAAGTCGCGCGCCTGTTCGTCTTCTCGATTCTGGTCACGCTGCTCCTCTACGTGGTCTTCAGCGTCCTGCTGTCGGTCAATCTGCCCCGCGGCACCATTCCTCAGGCGCGCAACTTCGCGCTCTGGCTGGAGTCGCTGGTGTCTCAGGCCCAATCTCTTATCTCGTGAGGCGGTGAATCGGA
This sequence is a window from Pyramidobacter sp. YE332. Protein-coding genes within it:
- a CDS encoding tripartite tricarboxylate transporter TctB family protein, yielding MFELILNVLLWLGLAYTYAFHVLEAPVPAKVLRNPYALKPDVWPNVIIVLLLICVAINIARIVMKNRGKAEFSLGAFFASIGGFFASRLFLGIVIVVAACFVLEPLGFMGTCFLMLFFYGMLLGERKVARLFVFSILVTLLLYVVFSVLLSVNLPRGTIPQARNFALWLESLVSQAQSLIS
- a CDS encoding tripartite tricarboxylate transporter substrate binding protein, producing the protein MKKFVYALLAVSLLGAAAVSAGAEEWKFTRKIDVVCPWGVGGGADSTIRPMAKLLKDILGVEVEVVNVSGGSGVNGVEYTYKQPADGYTFMLGTQSLIMQDLQGATSMNFRSEFIPVAKLVHSINIIAGSKKAMDQKGYHSFSEMIKYAKEHPFEINVGMLTATGADGASLRQTLAGLDVNEVPYSGGSEMNSALVGGHIDMMITGTDEIAGLIQAGDIVPLCAICEKRMKLYPNMESTGELGIDSFIGTWRGIFAKAGTPQPAIDALVAAIEKAVQTKEWQDFLVAGAYDERPGFAAPKEFAELFESEYKTFTEYLKSEEVLKKDYYAK